The sequence GACAAGCTAATCGCAACCATGACAAGACTTAGGAAAAAGCCGAAAGCAACCCTTTTGTCGTCCGATTCATAAAAGGTTGATGAAATACAAAATGATTATAGGCAGTAAATCCTAATCCAATTAGAGTCACCATAGCTGAAAGCGCAAAAACTATTCGCCATAAATTTCTATTTTTCATCATAAACTCCGTTTTTTGATCTGCGAGAAAGCCCCTCTTATTTCAAAGCTTTTAACAAATAACCATAGCCTTCTTGCTCCATTTCCTCTTTTGGAATAAAGCGCAGAGAGGCCGAATTGATACAATAGCGAAGACCTCCTTGGTCTTTTGGTCCATCGGTGAAGACATGGCCGAGATGGGCATTGCCTGAGCGGGAACGAACTTCGATCCGCTCCATCCCGTGGCTATGATCTTGGTAATAGTGGACAACATCTTTGGCAATGGGACGAGAGAAACTTGGCCATCCACAGCCAGAAGCAAACTTATCCTTGGCAAAAAAGAGAGGTTCCCCCGTCGTAATATCCACATAAATCCCCTCTTCAAAGGTCAGATCATAGGCATTGTGGAAAGGACGTTCTGTCGCGCTTTCTTGAGTGACTTGGTACTGCTCTGCTGTCAGTTTCGCCTTTAGGATTTCTTGATCTGGCTTCTGATAAGCTGCTGGATCAATCAAGGGCTGCTCAGCATCTGTCACATCGATATGGCAATAGCCTCCAGGATTCTTCTTGAGGTAGTCTTGGTGGTAGTCCTCAGCTAGGATGTAGTGGCGCAAAGGTTCTAGTTCAACCGCTATTTTGTTGCCCAGTTGCTTCTCTTCTTCCGCAAACACTTGGGCGATCACCTCACGGTCTGCCTCGTCTGTATAATAGACACCGGTCCGGTACTGGCGTCCTCGATCATTTCCTTGCTTGTTAATGGACAAGGGATCGATCACCCGGAAATAGTAGAGCAGAATCGCTCGTAGGGTGATTTTATCTGGATCGTAAATGACCTGAACGGTCTCTGCATGATCCGTTTCCTTGATCAGTTGGTAATTGGTCGTTTCTACCTGGCCATTGGCATAGCCCACCGTCGTCTCTTCTACACCCGGGATCCGTGAAAAATATTCCTCTAAGCCCCAAAAACAGCCACCTGCTAGATAAATCTCTGCCATCTTTTTTCCTCGCTTCCTGCATTCCCCACAAGGAACGCTTGACATCTATTAGCTCCATCATAATCCAAGAGCCTCAGATTTTCAAGGATTCTGCATCAAAAATCCCTTCTACTATACTAGTAAAAGGGATAAAGGCATTCCCACTTATTTTTCAAATAAGAAAAAGAGCGAGTAATAAAAATTCCAAAACGATAGGGTTAACTGATGTAGAAAATCATGAAGGACTACCATGACCAACACCTCCTCTGAATATCTGTGGACAAACTCAAGGCACATCAACTACAAAACCACCGTCGGTCCATAGACCTGTAACTGAGGCTTCACAACCTCGTAATGCCAGTGATCATAAGCTCGCCAAGCTTGAAAGGCCTCTTCGTTCAAAGCTAGCCCACCCAGACCAATCAATAAACTGGCGGTCTGATAAAACTTTTCCAACTCAATCAACAGACGATTGTCAACCCGCCTAGCCTTTCGTAAACCTTTCAACATCTGATCTAGATTTTCTCGAAATCGAAGGGCATCTGGACTGGGGGTGAATCCTTTAGAAAAGGCTGTTTGAAGAAGGATGATCGTCGTCCTTGCCTCTTGAATCACGTCCCTTTCTTCCATATAAATCACCTTCCTTTTCACCTCCATTGTACACCTTTTTCTCTCTATAAAAATGGATAATTCCTAAAACTAGGAACAGAATGATCTCTCTTGATAAGAAACCATAAAAAAATCCCCAAGTTTCCACTTGAGGAAGTTCTTTTCGAAAGATTAGTCAATGTAGTGCAATTTCCCACGGAAGTCTTCCAGACTTTGGTAGCCTTTTTCTTCCATGATGGCTTTGAGCTCCGCAGTGATGCGGTCAAAAGCTCCTACTCCTTCTTTATGCAGCGTCGTTCCGATTTGCACCATACTAGCCCCACAAAGGATATGCTCAAAAGCATCCCGACCAGTCAAGACACCCCCAGTCCCCACAATCTGAATTTCTGGATTCAACCGTTGGTAAAAGGCATGGACATTGGCGAGAGCCGTTGGCTTGATGTATTCTCCACCAATCCCACCAAAGCCGTTCTTAGGACGGATCACCACGGATTCATCCTCAATGTAGAGGCCATTTCCGATCGAATTGACGCAGTTGACAAACTTGAGCGGGTATTTGTTAAAGATCGCTGCTGCTTGATCAAAATGAACGATATCAAAATAAGGTGGCAACTTGATCCCAAGAGGTTTGGTAAAGTAGGCAAAGACCTCGGACAAGATCCGATCTGTCGTATCAAAATCATAGGCAATCTGAGGTTTTCCAGGGACATTGGGACAAGATAGGTTCAACTCTGTCAAGCCTTTAAAGTCACTGTCTTGCACCTTTTTCAAGATGGTATGAGTTTCTTCAGGAGACATGCCGACGAGAGATAAGAAGAAGGTCCGATCTGGATCCGTTTCTTGCAACTCCAATAAGTAATTCAAATAATAGTCCAACCCTTGGTTAGGCAGCCCCATCGAATTGATCGAACCAAGTGGCACATCTTGGTAGCGTGGCTCTGGATTACCAGCACGGAATTCTAAGGTCGCTGTCTTGGTCACAAAGGTCCCAGCAGCTGAGTTCTTCACTTCTTCTAATTCCTCAGTGGTCATACAGGCTACACCTGCCGCATTCATCAAGCAGTTGTCAAATTCAAAACCAGCAATTTGCGTCTTTGTCGATACCATCTTGTACTCCTTTTTTGAAACACCACCAACAGAATCGTTCGGGATGCTCTCTATTTTCTTCTTTCATTATACCATCACTTGGAAGCTTCCGGACAATCAAAGCTAAAAATTCTTCCAAACATTCGGACTTTCCTAGTCGCGATAAAATTTTCAGAAAATTCAACTTTTTTCTTTACAAGCCAAAAAAAGTCTGCTATAATGATCCATGTAATAAAACATGACATTGTTTGTCAACTGTCTCAAAACCACTCCCCTAGCGGGTTTGCTGGTTTTCGTTTCATTCACAAAGGAGAATTAACATGACAACTGCTAAAGAATATATCCAAAGCACCTTCGAAACTGTAAAAGCTCGTAACGGCCATGAAGCTGAATTCCTTCAAGCTGTTGAAGAGTTCCTCAGCACTTTGGAACCTGTTTTTGAAAAACATCCTGAATACATCGAAGAAAACATTTTGGCTCGTATTACAGAACCTGAACGCGTGATTTCTTTCCGTGTTCCTTGGGTTGACCGTGAAGGAAACATCCAAGTAAACCGTGGTTACCGTGTTCAATTCAACTCTGCTGTAGGTCCTTACAAAGGTGGTCTTCGTTTCCACCCAACTGTTAACCAAGGGATCTTGAAATTCCTCGGTTTCGAACAAATCTTCAAAAACGTCTTGACTGGTCTTCCTATCGGTGGTGGTAAAGGTGGATCTGACTTCGATCCTAAAGGAAAAACAGACGCTGAAGTGATGCGTTTCTGCCAAAGCTTCATGACTGAATTGCAAAAACACATCGGTCCTTCTCTTGATGTCCCAGCTGGTGATATCGGGGTTGGTGGACGTGAAATCGGATACCTTTACGGTCAATACAAACGCCTTCGCCAATTCGATGCTGGTGTCTTGACTGGTAAACCTCTTGGTTTCGGTGGTAGCTTGATCCGTCCAGAAGCAACTGGTTATGGTTTGGTTTACTACACTGAAGAAATGCTCAAAGCAAACGGCGACAGCTTTGCTGGTAAGAAAGTCGTGATCTCAGGTTCTGGTAACGTTGCTCAATACGCTCTTCAAAAAGCAACTGAACTTGGTGCAACTGTTATCTCTGTATCTGACTCAAACGGTTACGTGATCGACGAAAACGGTATTGACTTCGACCTTCTTACAGACGTCAAAGAAAAACGTCGTGCACGTTTGACTGAATACGCTGCTGAAAAACCAACTGCTACTTACTACGAAGGTTCTGTATGGACTTATGCTGGTAACTATGATATCGCTCTTCCATGTGCAACTCAAAATGAAATCGATGGCGATGCTGCAAAACGTTTGGTCGCTCAAGGTGTAAAAGTTGTCTCTGAAGGAGCAAACATGCCAAGTAACATCGATGCCATCAACGTATACAAAGAAAATGGTATCCTTTACGGACCTGCTAAAGCAGCCAATGCTGGTGGGGTTGCTGTATCTGCTCTTGAAATGAGCCAAAACAGCCAACGTCTTTCATGGACACGCGAAGAAGTGGACGGACGTTTGAAAGACATCATGACCAACATCTTCAACACTGCTAAAACAACTGCAGAAACTTACGGTCTTGGTAAAGATTACCTTGCAGGTGCCAACATCGCTGCCTTTGAAAATGTCGCAAACGCGATGATTGCACAAGGTCTTGTATAATCAATCGATATTTTTCTTTAAGACCTTCGGGTCAAAGCCTCTCAACTCCTGAAACCAGTATGTTTCAGGAGTTTTTTTATAGCTACCAGCCTCTGTCAAGACAACCCGACCAAGGGAGGAAAGCCATTTTTAAGACAAGGGACTCGACCGTCTCTAGTGAGGAGATGTGAGCCATCTCTTTTTCTGTATCTTTTTCTAAAAAAATTTTATTTTTTTACTTTTTCCCCTTGCATTTTTAATAAATTAGTATTAAACTGTAGCAAAAGGAGGTGTGCTTATGTTTCTTTTAGCTCAAGAAAAATCAGATACGATCGAATTCCTTAAGTCTGAATTGGTCCAATTACTCTCCAATATGCGACAAGAAATCGCAGCTAGCCGTCAATCACAGACTGGCACAGCTTGCCATCATATTGAATATTGCATGGACAAGATCCAAAGGGCAAAAAGTTCCGTAGCCATTGCCCTCCCGATCGAATCCTTAAATCTTGAAATCACGACTATGTTGCGCCAGCAACTCATCGTTTTGCCACCAGAGGCTCGAAAAAATTGGGACCAGATTAAAAAGCTGGACTTCAAATACTGCCACTTAAAATAGACCAAAAAAGAGAGTGGGACAGAAATCGGTAATTCGTTAGAATTCGATTTCGTCGTCCCACCTCCGCACAGTTGAGTAGGGCTGTAAAAGCTGATAAAATCAGCGTAGTAGAGCCCACTCAACCACTGCGTCTTGCTCGACAATCCAAAAATAATTGAGAGGCTAGGACTTTTGTCCCAGCCTCTTTTTTGTATTACATGATCCCATTCTTTCCTGTCGGTAGGCTAATCCCTGCTTCCATCAAGGCATCATGGTAGAGTTTATAGTAGGTGTGATAGACAGTCGTCTGGGTTCCATTTTGCGCAGTCATCGCGATGCGGAAGGAATAACGACCATTTTTTTCGATCTGTGGGCCTAAAATCGTAGGACCTGTCAACACCTCTGGGTGTTTATCTTGTTCAGACTGATTGACCTGAGCAATCACCTGATAGATCTTGTCGAGATCGGTATTTGCATCTAGCGGAATATCGATCAGCACGCGCATATCGCCACGTGAGAGATTGCTGACGACGGTGATGTTGCGATTCGGGACAAAATGGAGAGTTCCATCAAAGTCTCGCACCTGAGTCGTGCGAATCCCGACACTGCTGACGATTCCGGCAATATTGATAGATCCATTCGTGAGACGAACATTGTCTCCCACATCCAACTGCCGTTCTAAAAGGATGAAGAAACCATTGACCAAATCGGAAAGAAAGCCCTGGGCTCCCATCCCAATCGCCACCCCAGCAATCCCAGCACCAGCCAAGAGACTAGAGACTGGAAGGCCCAGAATCGACAAAATCCAGTAGATCAAGATGAAATACAAACAATAGTTTAAGAGGCTCTCAACCAAGCGGAGAATCGTATTTTTACGGGCTTCATCCTGCACCGTATACTTAAAGGAAGGGGTTAATATCCGCTTAACCAGGCTATGGATGACCTTTTTAGCGATAAAAAATAAGAGAAAGACAAAAATCAGAGAGATACATTTTGATATCAGATCATCAAAAATCTTTGTCCAGTCTATTTTACTGAAATAACGTTGGAGAGCTTGACTCATTTATTCGGGCCTTTCTATCAAAGAATAGTATGATTATATCAAATATTCGGAAATAAGGCTATTTTTTGAAAATTTCATTGCTTTTCCCCCCTAACTATCGTATAATATTCCTTAATTATTTTTTTAAGGAGGTCTTACATGATTCATCGATTGATTACCACTTGGAATAAAACCAACCTTATGAAAAGGATCGCAATCGGGATTGTACTTGGAGTCATCCTAGCACTTATCTTCCCGAAAGCAACTGGCATTGGACTCTTAGGTCAGTTCTTTGTTGGGGGGCTCCGTGCGATCGCACCTCTTCTGGTCTTTGCGCTCGTCGCAAATGCCCTCTCCCAACACCAAAAAGGGACAGAGACCAATATGAAAAAGGTCATCGTCCTCTATCTCCTAGGAACCTTTGCTGCTGCCTTCGTTGCTGTTTTGGTCAATTACATCTTCCCGATCACCATTACCCTGACTGGAAAGGCCGCTGAAGGATCCTCTCCAAACGGGATTGGCGAAGTGATTAGTAACCTCTTGCTCAAGATCGTCGACAACCCGGTCAATGCCTTGCAGCAAGCCAACTACATTGGGATCCTTTCTTGGGCAACCGTCTTTGGGATCGCCATGAGAGAGGCGAGCGAACATAGTAAGGACCTCCTCCAAACCCTAGCAGACATCACTTCAAAAATCGTTGAGTGGATTATCAACCTAGCTCCATTTGGGATCTTAGGCTTGGTCTTCACGACCATCGCTGGCCAAGGACTCAGCGCCCTTAGTAACTACGGGATTCTCTTACTTGTTTTGGTTGGTACCATGGCATTTGT comes from Streptococcus parasanguinis ATCC 15912 and encodes:
- the msrB gene encoding peptide-methionine (R)-S-oxide reductase MsrB, producing MAEIYLAGGCFWGLEEYFSRIPGVEETTVGYANGQVETTNYQLIKETDHAETVQVIYDPDKITLRAILLYYFRVIDPLSINKQGNDRGRQYRTGVYYTDEADREVIAQVFAEEEKQLGNKIAVELEPLRHYILAEDYHQDYLKKNPGGYCHIDVTDAEQPLIDPAAYQKPDQEILKAKLTAEQYQVTQESATERPFHNAYDLTFEEGIYVDITTGEPLFFAKDKFASGCGWPSFSRPIAKDVVHYYQDHSHGMERIEVRSRSGNAHLGHVFTDGPKDQGGLRYCINSASLRFIPKEEMEQEGYGYLLKALK
- a CDS encoding dihydroorotate oxidase — its product is MVSTKTQIAGFEFDNCLMNAAGVACMTTEELEEVKNSAAGTFVTKTATLEFRAGNPEPRYQDVPLGSINSMGLPNQGLDYYLNYLLELQETDPDRTFFLSLVGMSPEETHTILKKVQDSDFKGLTELNLSCPNVPGKPQIAYDFDTTDRILSEVFAYFTKPLGIKLPPYFDIVHFDQAAAIFNKYPLKFVNCVNSIGNGLYIEDESVVIRPKNGFGGIGGEYIKPTALANVHAFYQRLNPEIQIVGTGGVLTGRDAFEHILCGASMVQIGTTLHKEGVGAFDRITAELKAIMEEKGYQSLEDFRGKLHYID
- the gdhA gene encoding NADP-specific glutamate dehydrogenase — encoded protein: MTTAKEYIQSTFETVKARNGHEAEFLQAVEEFLSTLEPVFEKHPEYIEENILARITEPERVISFRVPWVDREGNIQVNRGYRVQFNSAVGPYKGGLRFHPTVNQGILKFLGFEQIFKNVLTGLPIGGGKGGSDFDPKGKTDAEVMRFCQSFMTELQKHIGPSLDVPAGDIGVGGREIGYLYGQYKRLRQFDAGVLTGKPLGFGGSLIRPEATGYGLVYYTEEMLKANGDSFAGKKVVISGSGNVAQYALQKATELGATVISVSDSNGYVIDENGIDFDLLTDVKEKRRARLTEYAAEKPTATYYEGSVWTYAGNYDIALPCATQNEIDGDAAKRLVAQGVKVVSEGANMPSNIDAINVYKENGILYGPAKAANAGGVAVSALEMSQNSQRLSWTREEVDGRLKDIMTNIFNTAKTTAETYGLGKDYLAGANIAAFENVANAMIAQGLV
- a CDS encoding mechanosensitive ion channel family protein codes for the protein MSQALQRYFSKIDWTKIFDDLISKCISLIFVFLLFFIAKKVIHSLVKRILTPSFKYTVQDEARKNTILRLVESLLNYCLYFILIYWILSILGLPVSSLLAGAGIAGVAIGMGAQGFLSDLVNGFFILLERQLDVGDNVRLTNGSINIAGIVSSVGIRTTQVRDFDGTLHFVPNRNITVVSNLSRGDMRVLIDIPLDANTDLDKIYQVIAQVNQSEQDKHPEVLTGPTILGPQIEKNGRYSFRIAMTAQNGTQTTVYHTYYKLYHDALMEAGISLPTGKNGIM
- the sstT gene encoding serine/threonine transporter SstT, with the protein product MIHRLITTWNKTNLMKRIAIGIVLGVILALIFPKATGIGLLGQFFVGGLRAIAPLLVFALVANALSQHQKGTETNMKKVIVLYLLGTFAAAFVAVLVNYIFPITITLTGKAAEGSSPNGIGEVISNLLLKIVDNPVNALQQANYIGILSWATVFGIAMREASEHSKDLLQTLADITSKIVEWIINLAPFGILGLVFTTIAGQGLSALSNYGILLLVLVGTMAFVALVINPLIVFFMIRKNPYPLVFKCLRVSGVTAFFTRSSAANIPVNMRLCEELGLNPDTYSVSIPLGSTVNMAGAAVTINILTLAAANTLHIQVDFGTALILSVVAAISACGASGVAGGSLLLIPVACSLFGITNDLAMQVVSVGFIIGVIQDSCETALNSSTDVLFTAIAEMSSWPKEKRY